Proteins from a single region of Procambarus clarkii isolate CNS0578487 chromosome 62, FALCON_Pclarkii_2.0, whole genome shotgun sequence:
- the LOC138354391 gene encoding clumping factor B-like, with protein MNAIPGTQRLTFTEKLPVIYVDCEKPTLDKDQSSGTGSLENRSSSVEGEGVVVHKNSNIAVPGNINSESNSESNSESNSGSNSGSNSESNSESNSGSNSESNSESNSESNSESNSGSNSESNSESNSESNSESNSESNSESNSESNSESNSESNSGSNSESNSESNSGSNSESNSESNSESNSESNSESNSESNSGSNSESNSGSNSGSNSGSNSESNSGSNSESNSESNSGSNSGSNSGSNSESNSESNSESNSESNSESNSESNSESNSESNSESYSESNSESNSGKHHKHRYWEEKRRWRH; from the coding sequence ATGAATGCCATTCCCGGAACACAGAGATTAACATTCACAGAAAAGCTGCCAGTGATATATGTAGATTGTGAAAAACCAACACTGGATAAGGACCAAAGCTCAGGAACaggtagtttagagaaccgcagcagtagtgtggagggagagggtgtCGTGGTACACaagaacagcaatattgcagtgccaggtaatataaacagtgagagcaacagtgagagcaacagtgagagcaACAGTGGGAGCAACAGTGGGAGCAAcagtgagagcaacagtgagagcaACAGTGGGAGCAAcagtgagagcaacagtgagagcaacagtgagagcaacagtgagagcaACAGTGGGAGCAAcagtgagagcaacagtgagagcaacagtgagagcaacagtgagagcaacagtgagagcaacagtgagagcaacagtgagagcaacagtgagagcaacagtgagagcaACAGTGGGAGCAAcagtgagagcaacagtgagagcaACAGTGGGAGCAAcagtgagagcaacagtgagagcaacagtgagagcaacagtgagagcaacagtgagagcaacagtgagagcaACAGTGGGAGCAACAGTGAGAGCAACAGTGGAAGCAACAGTGGGAGCAACAGTGGGAGCAACAGTGAGAGCAACAGTGGGAGCAAcagtgagagcaacagtgagagcaACAGTGGAAGCAACAGTGGGAGCAACAGTGGGAGCAAcagtgagagcaacagtgagagcaacagtgagagcaacagtgagagcaacagtgagagcaacagtgagagcaacagtgagagcaacagtgagagcaacagtgagagctacagtgagagcaacagtgagagcaACAGTGGGAAACATCATAAACATAGGTATTGGGAGGAAAAACGGAGATGGCGCCACTAA